Proteins from a single region of Apium graveolens cultivar Ventura chromosome 7, ASM990537v1, whole genome shotgun sequence:
- the LOC141671385 gene encoding uncharacterized protein LOC141671385: MLSCFLSHSKYQTLLHLHQFHFKFFTTSIFSNVVACNAKITSLSRAGNMQAARKLFDEMPNKDVVSWNSIITAYWQNGFLQESKTLFHSMPSRNVVSWNSIISGCIQLDNADDAYEYFTSMPHKNTASYNTMISGFVRSGRIQEACRLFEIMPRRNVISYTAMIDGYMQCGDVERARLLFDSMPCRNVVSWTVMIRGYVENGRFEEATELFDKMPDKSIVATTAMITGFCKEGRMEEARILFEKLGSRDCVSFNAMISGYAQNGRSEEALKVHVQMLQTGLQSDHATFISVVTACSNLASLSEGTQTHTLVLKHGFNSHVSICNALVTMYSRCGRIFDSVSAFGHVKSPNIVSWNSIIAAFAQHGLYEQALAYFKQIQLNGFDPDGITFLSMLSACGHAGRVNESMNWFDLMERKYKVTPTSEHYACLVHTLGRAGQLEKAYSLIQQMPSKADSGVWGALLAACRANLNVELGQIAADKIMELEPNNSGVYVMLSNIYAARGMWREVISVRGLMKQHGITKQPAYSWMDIGNEVHSFVGGDILHPGIEDIHPNERYGRNTLSFSGKLCQ, encoded by the exons ATGCTTTCCTGCTTTCTTTCGCATTCCAAGTATCAAACTCTTTTACACCTCCACCAgtttcatttcaaattctttacAACATCCATTTTTAGTAATGTAGTTGCCTGTAATGCCAAGATCACTAGTCTCTCTCGTGCGGGAAATATGCAAGCTGCCCGAAAGCTGTTCGACGAAATGCCCAACAAAGATGTAGTTTCATGGAACTCTATCATCACAGCCTACTGGCAAAACGGGTTCCTCCAAGAATCGAAGACTTTGTTCCACTCTATGCCTTCAAGAAATGTGGTGTCCTGGAACTCAATCATCTCGGGTTGCATTCAACTTGATAATGCAGATGATGCTTATGAGTATTTCACTTCTATGCCCCACAAGAATACTGCTTCTTATAATACAATGATATCGGGGTTTGTTCGGTCCGGTAGGATTCAAGAAGCTTGCAGGCTATTTGAAATAATGCCGAGAAGGAATGTCATTTCTTATACTGCAATGATTGACGGGTATATGCAGTGCGGGGATGTTGAACGAGCTAGGTTATTGTTTGATTCCATGCCTTGTAGAAATGTAGTATCTTGGACTGTGATGATTAGGGGGTATGTGGAAAATGGAAGATTTGAGGAGGCTACTGAGCTTTTCGATAAGATGCCCGACAAAAGCATTGTTGCAACCACAGCTATGATCACTGGCTTTTGTAAAGAGGGGAGGATGGAGGAGGCTAGGATTCTGTTTGAGAAACTCGGGAGTAGGGATTGCGTTTCATTTAATGCAATGATATCAG GCTATGCACAAAATGGAAGAAGCGAGGAGGCACTAAAGGTACATGTACAAATGCTCCAAACAGGCTTGCAATCTGATCATGCTACATTTATTTCAGTTGTTACTGCATGTTCAAATCTCGCGTCACTGAGTGAAGGAACACAAACTCATACGCTTGTTCTCAAACATGGCTTTAATTCACATGTGTCCATATGTAATGCTTTAGTTACTATGTACAGCAGATGCGGTCGTATATTTGACTCTGTTTCGGCGTTTGGACATGTTAAAAGTCCAAATATTGTTTCCTGGAACAGTATTATAGCTGCTTTCGCACAACACGGACTCTATGAGCAAGCTCTTGCTTATTTTAAGCAAATTCAGTTGAATGGCTTTGACCCAGATGGCATAACATTTCTTAGTATGTTATCTGCATGTGGCCATGCTGGTAGGGTAAATGAGAGTATGAACTGGTTTGACTTGATGGAAAGGAAGTACAAAGTTACACCTACGTCTGAGCACTATGCTTGCTTAGTTCACACGTTGGGCCGAGCTGGTCAGTTGGAGAAAGCCTACTCACTGATTCAACAGATGCCTTCTAAAGCTGACTCAGGGGTCTGGGGTGCACTTCTTGCAGCTTGTCGTGCTAATCTGAATGTAGAACTAGGACAAATTGCTGCTGACAAAATTATGGAACTGGAGCCAAATAATTCTGGTGTGTATGTTATGCTGTCGAATATATATGCTGCACGTGGTATGTGGAGAGAAGTTATCAGTGTCAGAGGCTTGATGAAACAGCATGGAATTACGAAGCAACCTGCATATAGTTGGATGGACATTGGAAATGAAGTACATTCCTTTGTGGGAGGTGATATCTTGCATCCAGGTATCGAAGACATACACCCGAATGAAAGATATGGACGGAACACACTTAGTTTTTCCGGAAAGCTGTGTCAATGA
- the LOC141671386 gene encoding histone H3.3 isoform X2 yields the protein MARTKQTARKSTGGKAPRKQLATKAARKSAPTTGGVKKPHRYRPGTVALREIRKYQKSTELLIRKLPFQRLVREIAQDFKTDLRFQSHAVLALQEAAEAYLVGLFEDTNLCAIHAKRVTIMPKDIQLARRIRGERA from the exons ATGGCACGTACTAAACAAACTGCTCGTAAGTCGACCGGAGGAAAGGCACCCAGGAAGCAGCTTGCAACCAAAGCTGCTCGTAAGTCTGCTCCCACTACCGGAGGAGTCAAGAAGCCCCACAGATACCGTCCCGGAACTGTTGCTCTGCG TGAAATTCGCAAGTACCAGAAGAGTACCGAGCTGTTGATCAGGAAGCTCCCGTTCCAGAGGCTTGTGAGGGAAATTGCGCAAGACTTTAAGACAGACCTTCGTTTCCAGAGTCATGCTGTGTTGGCTCTCCAGGAGGCAGCTGAAGCGTACTTGGTGGGTCTTTTTGAGGACACCAACCTCTGCGCAATCCACGCTAAGCGTGTTACCATCATGCCTAAGGATATCCAATTGGCAAGGAGGATTCGTGGTGAACGTGCTTAG
- the LOC141671386 gene encoding histone H3.3 isoform X1, whose amino-acid sequence MKFGANMLNNCFVYLQMARTKQTARKSTGGKAPRKQLATKAARKSAPTTGGVKKPHRYRPGTVALREIRKYQKSTELLIRKLPFQRLVREIAQDFKTDLRFQSHAVLALQEAAEAYLVGLFEDTNLCAIHAKRVTIMPKDIQLARRIRGERA is encoded by the exons ATGAAGTTTGGTGCTAATATGTTGAATAATTGTTTTGTATATTTGCAGATGGCACGTACTAAACAAACTGCTCGTAAGTCGACCGGAGGAAAGGCACCCAGGAAGCAGCTTGCAACCAAAGCTGCTCGTAAGTCTGCTCCCACTACCGGAGGAGTCAAGAAGCCCCACAGATACCGTCCCGGAACTGTTGCTCTGCG TGAAATTCGCAAGTACCAGAAGAGTACCGAGCTGTTGATCAGGAAGCTCCCGTTCCAGAGGCTTGTGAGGGAAATTGCGCAAGACTTTAAGACAGACCTTCGTTTCCAGAGTCATGCTGTGTTGGCTCTCCAGGAGGCAGCTGAAGCGTACTTGGTGGGTCTTTTTGAGGACACCAACCTCTGCGCAATCCACGCTAAGCGTGTTACCATCATGCCTAAGGATATCCAATTGGCAAGGAGGATTCGTGGTGAACGTGCTTAG